One genomic segment of Pseudomonadota bacterium includes these proteins:
- a CDS encoding septation protein IspZ, whose protein sequence is MQQIIEYVPWVVFGLTYKFGGGLYPATAALMASMALLLVYDWLTTRKVRQMHLILAVLVWVFGAATLILHDVRFLQWKASVFYWIAGAVLAGSAFIGKKTLLERLLGKSLPEGVTLPASDWRVGSVVMGVFYLLLGVVNIWIALNRSESDWVTFKVWIAGPLGIVLALGVILWLFRNLIFTKDETAP, encoded by the coding sequence ATGCAGCAGATCATCGAGTACGTTCCCTGGGTCGTCTTCGGCCTCACCTACAAATTCGGCGGCGGACTTTACCCCGCCACCGCCGCCCTGATGGCATCGATGGCGCTGCTGCTGGTCTACGACTGGCTGACCACGCGCAAGGTGCGGCAGATGCACCTCATCCTGGCCGTGCTGGTCTGGGTATTCGGCGCCGCCACGCTGATCCTGCACGACGTGCGCTTCCTGCAATGGAAAGCCTCGGTGTTCTACTGGATTGCCGGCGCGGTGCTGGCAGGCTCGGCCTTCATCGGCAAGAAAACCCTGCTCGAACGGCTGCTCGGCAAGAGCCTGCCGGAAGGCGTCACGCTGCCCGCGAGCGACTGGCGCGTGGGCTCCGTCGTCATGGGTGTGTTCTATCTGCTGCTCGGCGTGGTCAACATCTGGATCGCGCTCAACCGCAGCGAGAGCGACTGGGTCACGTTCAAGGTGTGGATCGCGGGCCCCCTCGGCATCGTGCTCGCGCTCGGCGTCATCCTGTGGCTGTTCCGAAATCTGATCTTCACCAAGGACGAGACGGCGCCATGA
- a CDS encoding L-threonylcarbamoyladenylate synthase — protein MSQYFELHPENPQVRLIRRAAEIVRGGGLIVYPTDSCYALGCHIGDKDALDRIRRIREADRHHHFTLVCRDLAEIAKYAKVETWQFRMLKAATPGPYTFLLPATKETPRRLQHDKRRTIGIRVPDHEVPRLLLAELGEPIMSSTLLLPGDELPLTDGREIRNRLEHQVDCVLDGGHCGIEPTTVVDLAVTPPTVTRIGRGSLELLGLSSGAGVQFS, from the coding sequence GTGAGCCAGTACTTCGAGCTACATCCCGAAAATCCGCAGGTGCGCCTGATCCGGCGCGCGGCGGAAATCGTGCGTGGCGGGGGCCTCATCGTCTATCCGACCGATTCCTGCTACGCGCTCGGTTGCCACATCGGTGACAAGGACGCGCTCGATCGGATCCGGCGTATCCGCGAGGCGGATCGTCATCACCACTTCACGCTGGTGTGCCGCGACCTGGCGGAGATCGCCAAATACGCCAAGGTCGAGACCTGGCAGTTCCGCATGCTGAAGGCGGCGACGCCGGGCCCGTACACGTTCCTGCTGCCGGCCACGAAGGAGACCCCGCGCCGGCTGCAGCACGACAAACGCCGCACCATCGGCATCCGGGTGCCGGACCACGAAGTGCCACGCCTGCTGCTGGCCGAACTCGGTGAACCCATCATGAGTTCGACGCTGCTGTTGCCCGGCGACGAGCTGCCCTTGACCGATGGCCGGGAGATCAGAAACCGCCTCGAGCATCAAGTGGATTGTGTGCTCGACGGCGGGCATTGCGGCATCGAACCGACCACCGTCGTGGATCTCGCCGTGACGCCGCCCACCGTGACACGGATTGGTCGCGGATCGCTGGAATTGCTGGGCCTCTCAAGTGGTGCCGGGGTGCAATTCTCGTAA
- a CDS encoding cell division protein ZipA C-terminal FtsZ-binding domain-containing protein, protein MPELRIILLVAGVLFLAGLAGFEWWRQRGSRPFAATSQRDDSQGDSAPARAVPLPDLNVVRDARVAASDSLPVIELASTTSTGTRRALGISISDEVAVDVSHQSTPFIPERRTREEPYIGDSNGTAATGEGIDARIGAGTDISAVRVFEEQPVLGPQLVLAWPSEAERRIVTLRVMPRTEPRFAGRTLRQAFNAAGFWHGPLDIYHLPDTQGRVIVSAAALAQPGTFDPSIMDSQRFSGLNMFAVLPGPLPERETFDELVHAARQLAERLDGTLTDQHGEELTAQRVARLRQSLEASPTARAAGES, encoded by the coding sequence ATGCCCGAGCTGCGCATCATCCTTCTCGTCGCCGGCGTGTTGTTTCTCGCCGGGTTGGCGGGGTTCGAGTGGTGGCGGCAACGCGGTTCGCGACCGTTCGCCGCCACGTCGCAGCGCGACGATTCGCAGGGCGATAGTGCGCCCGCCCGCGCGGTGCCGCTGCCGGATCTCAATGTGGTTCGCGACGCGCGTGTCGCGGCGTCGGATTCCCTGCCCGTGATCGAGCTCGCGAGTACGACTTCGACCGGAACGCGTCGTGCCCTCGGGATTTCGATTTCCGATGAGGTCGCGGTGGATGTGTCGCACCAGTCGACGCCGTTCATCCCCGAGCGGCGGACGCGCGAAGAGCCCTACATCGGCGATTCCAACGGCACCGCTGCGACCGGCGAAGGTATCGACGCGCGGATCGGCGCGGGCACCGACATTTCAGCGGTGCGTGTATTCGAAGAACAACCCGTGCTCGGTCCGCAGCTGGTGCTGGCGTGGCCGAGCGAAGCCGAGCGCCGCATCGTCACATTGCGCGTGATGCCGCGCACCGAGCCGCGTTTCGCGGGGCGGACCTTGCGCCAGGCTTTCAACGCCGCGGGCTTCTGGCACGGCCCGCTCGACATCTACCACCTGCCGGACACCCAGGGCCGCGTGATCGTGAGCGCCGCGGCACTCGCGCAACCCGGCACGTTCGATCCTTCGATCATGGATTCGCAGCGTTTCTCCGGGCTCAACATGTTTGCCGTGTTGCCCGGTCCGCTGCCCGAGCGTGAGACCTTCGACGAGCTGGTGCACGCCGCGCGGCAACTCGCCGAGCGGCTCGATGGCACGCTCACCGATCAGCACGGCGAAGAACTCACCGCGCAACGCGTCGCCCGGTTGCGGCAATCGCTCGAAGCTTCACCGACCGCGCGCGCCGCCGGCGAAAGCTGA
- a CDS encoding peptidylprolyl isomerase, translating to MKVTRLLGLGVVLALSACSKTTTDKPADAAAAPAKPPLVTVNGKPISNQLFEDYALAVARKPASELSQEDRDQIKENLVRIALIADQAEKDGLTKDPEVATRLELSRLNLLQQASAQKYLKDRTPTDQELRAEFEAQVAATPLIEYHARHILVSSADIAQKVIDQLKGGADFGNLAKRVSADKGSAAKGGDLDWFSPAAMDKTFSDSLALLKNGEYTKTPVQTQYGFHVIQLLGTRDRTPPAFEDVKDRLTQIIMAKKFKAYSDEMIKTAKIDPPLAGTPAAAPAAAPAAPAPEKK from the coding sequence ATGAAAGTTACTCGCCTTCTGGGCTTGGGCGTGGTGCTCGCGCTCAGCGCCTGCTCCAAGACCACCACGGACAAACCCGCGGATGCGGCCGCCGCACCTGCCAAGCCGCCGCTCGTCACCGTGAACGGCAAACCCATCAGCAACCAGCTGTTCGAAGACTACGCACTGGCCGTGGCGCGCAAGCCCGCGAGCGAGCTGTCGCAGGAAGATCGCGACCAGATCAAGGAGAACCTGGTGCGCATCGCCCTGATTGCCGACCAGGCGGAAAAGGATGGCCTGACCAAGGACCCCGAAGTCGCCACGCGCCTCGAGTTGTCGCGCCTGAACCTGCTGCAGCAGGCCTCCGCGCAGAAATACCTGAAGGACCGCACGCCGACCGACCAGGAACTGCGCGCCGAGTTCGAAGCGCAGGTCGCCGCGACGCCGCTGATCGAATACCACGCGCGCCACATCCTGGTGAGCAGCGCGGACATCGCGCAGAAAGTCATCGACCAGCTCAAGGGCGGCGCCGATTTCGGCAACCTCGCCAAGCGCGTCTCGGCGGACAAGGGTTCGGCCGCCAAGGGCGGCGACCTCGACTGGTTCAGCCCCGCGGCGATGGACAAGACCTTTTCCGATTCGCTGGCGCTGCTCAAGAACGGGGAATACACCAAGACTCCGGTGCAGACGCAGTACGGCTTTCACGTGATCCAGCTGCTCGGCACGCGTGACCGCACGCCGCCGGCGTTCGAGGACGTCAAGGACCGCCTGACCCAGATCATCATGGCGAAGAAGTTCAAGGCGTATTCGGACGAGATGATCAAGACCGCCAAGATCGATCCGCCGTTGGCCGGCACGCCGGCCGCGGCACCGGCCGCCGCTCCCGCGGCGCCCGCGCCCGAGAAGAAATAG
- a CDS encoding tryptophan--tRNA ligase, which produces MSSHPQAKRVLSGMRPTGQLHLGNYHGALKNWVDLQYQYECYFFVADWHALTTGYEDTKQLPKFIHEMLIDWLAAGLNPGVSTLFIQSQVPEHAELHLLLSMITPLGWLERVPSYKDQQAELKEKDLATYGFLGYPLLQTADILLYRPAFVPVGEDQVAHVEITREVARRFNHLYGREPDFEAKAEKAIKLLGGRNSTMYKQLRKKFQESGDQLALEKARETVTGNTRLTVADRERLLGYLEGGSVSILPEPHVLLTATPKVPGLDGRKMSKSYGNTIGLREDPDEVAKKLKQMQTDPARVRRTDPGNPDICPVFDLHRIYSSEETRIWAANGCRTAGIGCLECKKPLIDKVVEEIGGIRKRAQEYEENPELVRNIVAEGAEKAREAARATLDDVRRAMNLRVD; this is translated from the coding sequence GTGAGCAGCCACCCGCAAGCCAAAAGAGTTCTTTCCGGAATGCGGCCGACGGGTCAGTTGCATCTTGGCAACTATCATGGCGCGCTCAAGAACTGGGTCGACCTGCAGTACCAGTACGAGTGTTATTTCTTCGTCGCCGACTGGCATGCGCTGACCACTGGCTATGAAGACACCAAGCAGCTGCCGAAATTCATCCACGAGATGCTCATCGACTGGCTGGCGGCAGGTCTCAATCCCGGTGTGTCGACGCTGTTCATCCAGTCGCAAGTGCCCGAACACGCGGAGCTGCATCTGCTGTTGTCGATGATCACGCCGCTCGGCTGGCTCGAGCGCGTGCCGAGCTACAAGGACCAGCAGGCCGAGCTCAAGGAAAAGGATCTCGCCACGTACGGTTTCCTGGGCTACCCGTTGTTACAGACCGCCGACATCCTGCTGTACCGCCCCGCGTTCGTGCCGGTGGGCGAAGACCAGGTGGCGCACGTGGAGATCACCCGCGAAGTCGCGCGCCGCTTCAATCATCTGTACGGCCGCGAGCCGGATTTCGAAGCCAAGGCCGAAAAGGCGATCAAGCTGCTCGGCGGCCGCAACAGCACGATGTACAAGCAGCTGCGCAAGAAATTCCAGGAAAGCGGTGACCAGCTCGCGCTGGAAAAAGCGCGCGAAACGGTCACCGGCAACACCCGCCTGACCGTGGCCGATCGCGAACGACTGCTGGGTTACCTCGAAGGCGGCAGCGTCAGCATCCTGCCCGAGCCACACGTATTGCTGACGGCGACGCCGAAGGTGCCCGGCCTCGACGGCCGCAAGATGTCGAAGTCCTACGGCAACACCATCGGCCTGCGCGAAGATCCGGACGAGGTCGCGAAGAAGCTCAAGCAGATGCAGACCGATCCGGCGCGCGTGCGCCGCACCGACCCGGGCAATCCCGACATCTGCCCGGTGTTCGACCTGCACAGGATCTATTCCAGCGAAGAGACGCGCATCTGGGCGGCGAACGGCTGCCGCACCGCCGGCATCGGCTGCCTCGAGTGCAAGAAGCCGCTCATCGACAAAGTGGTCGAGGAGATCGGCGGCATCCGCAAACGCGCGCAGGAATATGAAGAAAATCCGGAACTCGTGCGCAACATCGTCGCCGAGGGTGCGGAGAAGGCGCGCGAAGCGGCGCGCGCCACGCTCGACGATGTTCGTCGCGCGATGAATCTGCGAGTAGATTGA
- a CDS encoding BolA family protein gives MTAARVEKLRAALEAALHPAQLEIRDDSARHAGHAGAREGGHFHVTITSAAFQGVPAVERHRMVYAAAAELMGRDIHALSIDARTP, from the coding sequence ATGACCGCCGCGCGCGTCGAAAAGCTGCGCGCTGCGCTCGAGGCCGCGCTGCATCCGGCACAGCTCGAGATCCGCGATGACAGCGCCCGGCATGCCGGCCACGCCGGCGCGCGCGAGGGTGGCCATTTCCACGTCACCATCACCTCGGCCGCCTTCCAGGGCGTGCCGGCTGTTGAAAGACATCGGATGGTCTATGCTGCCGCCGCCGAATTGATGGGCCGCGACATCCACGCGTTGTCGATCGACGCGCGCACGCCATAA
- the smc gene encoding chromosome segregation protein SMC, translating to MRLTKIKVAGFKSFADPTSVGFPSNLTGVVGPNGCGKSNIIDAVRWVMGELSAKHLRGDSMIDVIFNGSASRKPVGTASVELVFDNSDGKISGPYADYAEVSLRRQVMRDGTSNYFLNGARCRRKDITQLFLGTGLGSRSYAIIEQGMISRVIEAKADDMRAFVEEAAGISRYKERRKETEARISDTRENLERLQDVRDEVDKQIRHLQRQAATARRYQVLKETERRLTAELLALRLREIDSGAEVQDSAVRECELTMQQALADQRAAEAAIETQRVYQTEQSERVSSVQGRYYEIGAEISRTESSIAHTRELREQQRNELAQARATLAELNSHIDRDEREIAQLRSEIEKLTPDLAQAQSAEGTLTEALGTAEQQLADWQQRWEGFNREQGAAHQTTQVERARIEQLENQLRRLASQADRLAVEREALMAQESSALLGQLAEKESLARSGADELSRALTAALDQSQKLRAAQFDAEGKLEHARNDRERRRAEVVSLEALQKAALGRGDSRTAEWLASSGLDKQPRLAAQLSVQGGWERAVETALGDYLEALCVNELDDLADVLSSLPVGRVSLLQAGGQVEADGAAGMLSGVVGGPSAIVRLLSRVRLAETLPDALRLRRELSHDESVITRSGEWIGRDWLRVNRGGDPHSGVLEREQRMKTLRVDLARSEENTREMEAALAACREQLSAAERERDAAQSRIQGAHREHADLLGQLEGERARSQESTVRRERLEEEAAEVTREVDLGQDALQRARAELDRGLVALDALDSRRAALEGEREERREEVQAARGRSQTAQLASRDLLVRIESRRSSENSMGVGLKRMADQRAQTQARSTELEATLAGGDLPIVELEGKLKDFLARRLEIEAELSTERRALEEADGSLRALDEKRLDAETRVNAAREAMEQARLQAQESRVRREGIVEQFAATRFELAEILAGLAADAAVAAWEETLGTARADLEKLGQVNLAAIDELKESSERKEYLDRQFADVTAALTTLEEAMRKIDKETRTRFEDTFNRINDGLKDKFPKLFGGGHAYLEIVGEDILEAGVAVMARPPGKRNSSIHQLSGGEKALTAVALVFSIFDLNPAPFCILDEVDAPLDEHNVGRFCDIVKLMSDRVQFIFITHNKTTMELASQLIGVTMTEPGCSRLVSVDVDEAVRMATG from the coding sequence ATTCGATGATCGACGTCATCTTCAACGGCTCTGCGTCGCGCAAGCCGGTCGGCACGGCGTCGGTCGAGCTGGTGTTCGACAACAGCGACGGCAAGATCTCCGGCCCCTACGCGGATTATGCGGAAGTCTCGTTGCGCCGCCAGGTGATGCGCGACGGCACGTCGAACTACTTCCTCAACGGCGCGCGTTGCCGCCGCAAGGACATCACGCAGCTGTTCCTGGGCACCGGTCTCGGCAGCCGCAGCTACGCCATCATCGAGCAGGGCATGATCTCGCGCGTCATCGAGGCCAAGGCCGATGACATGCGCGCCTTCGTCGAAGAGGCCGCGGGCATCTCGCGTTACAAGGAGCGCCGCAAGGAGACTGAGGCGCGCATCTCAGACACACGCGAAAACCTCGAGCGCCTGCAGGACGTGCGTGACGAAGTGGACAAGCAGATCCGCCACCTGCAGCGCCAGGCCGCGACCGCGCGCCGCTACCAGGTGCTGAAGGAAACCGAACGCCGGCTGACCGCCGAACTACTGGCCCTGCGGCTGCGCGAAATCGATTCGGGCGCCGAAGTGCAGGACAGCGCGGTGCGCGAATGCGAGCTGACGATGCAGCAGGCGCTGGCCGACCAGCGCGCCGCAGAAGCTGCCATCGAGACGCAGCGTGTCTACCAGACCGAGCAGTCCGAACGCGTGAGCTCGGTGCAGGGCCGCTACTACGAAATCGGCGCGGAGATCAGCCGCACCGAAAGCTCCATCGCCCACACGCGCGAGCTGCGCGAGCAGCAGCGCAACGAATTGGCGCAGGCGCGTGCGACGCTGGCCGAGCTCAACTCCCACATCGACCGCGACGAGCGCGAAATCGCGCAGCTGCGTTCGGAGATCGAGAAGCTCACGCCGGATCTGGCGCAGGCGCAGTCGGCCGAAGGCACATTGACCGAGGCGCTCGGTACCGCCGAGCAGCAGCTCGCCGACTGGCAGCAGCGCTGGGAAGGTTTCAATCGCGAGCAGGGCGCGGCGCACCAGACCACGCAGGTCGAGCGCGCGCGCATCGAGCAGCTGGAGAATCAGCTGCGCCGCCTCGCGAGTCAGGCCGACCGCCTCGCCGTCGAGCGCGAAGCGCTGATGGCGCAGGAGTCCTCGGCCCTGCTGGGACAGCTTGCGGAGAAGGAATCGCTGGCGCGCAGTGGTGCCGACGAACTGTCGCGCGCCTTGACCGCGGCCCTCGATCAATCGCAGAAGCTGCGCGCGGCGCAATTCGATGCGGAAGGAAAGCTCGAACACGCGCGCAACGACCGCGAACGCCGGCGAGCCGAGGTCGTCTCGCTCGAGGCGCTCCAGAAGGCTGCCTTGGGCCGTGGCGATTCACGCACCGCGGAATGGCTGGCTAGCTCGGGTCTCGACAAACAACCGCGCCTCGCTGCCCAGCTGTCGGTGCAGGGCGGGTGGGAACGCGCCGTGGAAACCGCGCTCGGCGACTATCTGGAAGCGCTGTGCGTCAACGAACTCGATGACCTCGCCGATGTGTTGTCCAGCCTGCCGGTCGGACGCGTTTCGTTGCTGCAGGCCGGCGGGCAGGTCGAGGCCGACGGCGCCGCGGGCATGTTGTCGGGCGTGGTCGGCGGCCCGTCCGCAATCGTGCGCCTGCTGTCGCGCGTGCGCCTGGCGGAGACGCTGCCCGATGCGCTGCGCCTCCGGCGCGAGCTCTCGCACGACGAGTCGGTCATCACGCGCTCGGGCGAGTGGATAGGCCGCGACTGGCTGCGCGTCAATCGCGGCGGCGACCCGCACTCGGGCGTGCTCGAGCGCGAACAACGCATGAAGACCCTGCGCGTCGATCTGGCGCGCAGCGAAGAGAACACGCGGGAGATGGAAGCGGCGCTGGCCGCGTGCCGCGAGCAGCTGTCGGCTGCCGAGCGCGAGCGCGACGCGGCGCAGAGCCGCATCCAGGGTGCGCACCGCGAACACGCGGACCTGCTCGGCCAGCTCGAAGGTGAACGCGCGCGTTCGCAGGAGTCCACCGTCCGCCGCGAACGCCTCGAAGAAGAGGCGGCGGAAGTGACACGCGAAGTCGATCTCGGCCAGGACGCGCTGCAGCGTGCGCGCGCCGAACTCGATCGCGGCCTGGTGGCGCTCGACGCGCTCGATTCACGCCGCGCCGCACTCGAGGGCGAACGCGAGGAGCGGCGCGAAGAAGTGCAGGCGGCCCGGGGCCGCTCGCAGACGGCGCAACTCGCCAGCCGCGACCTGCTGGTGCGAATCGAATCGCGTCGTTCCAGCGAGAATTCCATGGGCGTCGGCTTGAAGCGCATGGCCGACCAGCGCGCGCAGACCCAGGCGCGCAGCACGGAGCTTGAAGCCACCCTCGCCGGTGGCGATCTGCCGATCGTCGAGCTCGAAGGCAAACTCAAGGATTTCCTGGCGCGCCGGCTCGAGATCGAAGCCGAACTATCTACCGAACGGCGTGCGCTCGAAGAGGCCGACGGTTCGCTGCGCGCGCTCGACGAGAAACGCCTCGACGCCGAAACCCGCGTCAATGCCGCGCGCGAGGCCATGGAGCAGGCGCGCCTGCAGGCGCAGGAATCGCGCGTGCGCCGTGAAGGCATCGTCGAGCAGTTCGCGGCCACGCGCTTCGAGCTCGCCGAGATCCTCGCCGGTCTCGCCGCCGACGCGGCCGTCGCGGCCTGGGAAGAAACCCTGGGCACGGCGCGCGCCGATCTCGAGAAGCTGGGCCAGGTCAACCTCGCGGCCATCGACGAGCTCAAGGAATCGAGCGAGCGCAAGGAATACCTCGATCGCCAGTTCGCCGACGTCACCGCCGCGCTGACCACGCTCGAAGAGGCGATGCGCAAGATCGACAAGGAAACCCGCACGCGCTTCGAAGACACCTTCAATCGCATCAACGACGGCCTGAAGGACAAATTCCCCAAGCTGTTCGGCGGCGGCCACGCCTATCTCGAGATCGTGGGCGAAGACATCCTCGAGGCCGGCGTCGCCGTCATGGCGCGTCCGCCCGGCAAGCGCAACAGCAGCATCCACCAGCTGTCGGGCGGCGAGAAGGCGCTGACCGCCGTCGCGCTGGTGTTCTCCATCTTCGATCTGAACCCCGCGCCGTTCTGCATCCTCGACGAAGTGGACGCGCCGCTCGACGAACACAACGTCGGCCGCTTCTGCGACATCGTGAAGCTCATGTCGGACCGCGTGCAGTTCATCTTCATCACGCACAACAAGACGACCATGGAACTGGCCTCCCAGTTGATCGGCGTCACGATGACGGAGCCCGGTTGCTCGCGCCTCGTGTCCGTCGATGTCGACGAGGCGGTGCGCATGGCGACCGGCTAA
- the ligA gene encoding NAD-dependent DNA ligase LigA — MAGAAQRIAQLRDEINLHDHRYYVLDEPAVPDAEYDRLMKELRDLEAAHPQLVTPDSPTQRVSGAAAAQFGEVTHAVPMLSLENGFTDEDLADFDRKVRERLGREGPIDYSATPKLDGLAISVLYRDGVYTRAATRGDGVTGEDVTANVATIRSVPRRLRGDPPAVLELRGEVFLPYAGFEKMNQDAAARGGKPYVNPRNAAAGSLRQLDPAITAQRPLDLNFYELGQVEGGAVPERHSELAPWLNAMGLRTSREGRKVLGVEGCLEYYRDIGARRAKLPYQIDGVVYKVDSRADQAKLGFVSRAPRWALAHKFPADEELTLLEDVIFNVGRTGALTPAAKLKPVFVGGVTVSNATLHNMDEVARKGFMIGDTVVVRRAGDVIPEVVRYLPERRPADAKPIVMPASCPVCGSPVVREEDQAVYKCTGGVFKCPAQRSQWLMHFAGRRAMDIEGLGEKLIEQLVNDGSVSTPADLYELDAKSLAERERMGEKSAQNVVDAIEKSRQTTLPRLLFALGIPQVGESTALALAQEFGSLEKIEAATAEQIEQTPDVGPIVSRAVFDFFQSELAKTVLARLKTRVMYEPIKVEERATLPLAGLTFVITGTLAGMQRDAAEDALREIGARVSGSVSKKTSFLVAGADAGSKLAKAQSLGVRVLDEATLAQILKTKKPPDPA, encoded by the coding sequence ATGGCCGGCGCCGCGCAGCGCATCGCGCAGTTGCGCGACGAGATCAATCTCCACGATCACCGCTACTACGTGCTCGACGAGCCGGCGGTTCCCGATGCCGAATACGACCGGCTGATGAAGGAACTGCGCGACCTCGAGGCCGCGCATCCGCAGCTGGTCACGCCGGATTCGCCCACGCAGCGGGTGTCGGGCGCGGCGGCCGCGCAGTTCGGCGAAGTCACCCACGCCGTGCCGATGCTGTCGCTCGAGAACGGCTTCACCGATGAAGACCTGGCGGATTTCGACCGCAAGGTGCGCGAGCGTCTGGGCCGGGAAGGGCCGATCGACTATTCCGCCACGCCGAAACTCGACGGCCTCGCCATCTCGGTGCTGTACCGCGACGGCGTGTACACACGCGCGGCTACGCGCGGCGATGGCGTGACGGGCGAGGACGTCACCGCGAACGTCGCGACGATCCGCTCGGTGCCGCGGCGGCTGCGCGGCGATCCACCGGCGGTGCTGGAACTGCGCGGTGAAGTGTTCCTGCCGTACGCCGGGTTCGAGAAGATGAATCAGGATGCCGCGGCGCGCGGCGGCAAGCCGTATGTGAATCCGCGCAACGCGGCGGCCGGCAGCCTGCGCCAGCTCGATCCGGCAATCACGGCGCAGCGCCCGCTCGATCTCAACTTCTACGAGCTCGGCCAGGTGGAAGGCGGCGCCGTCCCCGAGCGCCACAGCGAACTGGCGCCCTGGCTCAACGCGATGGGTCTGCGCACCAGCAGAGAAGGGCGCAAGGTCCTGGGAGTCGAAGGCTGCCTCGAGTATTACCGCGACATCGGTGCGCGGCGCGCCAAGCTGCCGTACCAGATCGACGGCGTGGTCTACAAGGTAGATAGCCGCGCCGACCAGGCGAAGCTCGGTTTCGTGTCGCGGGCGCCGCGCTGGGCGCTGGCGCACAAGTTTCCGGCCGACGAGGAGCTGACGCTGCTCGAAGACGTCATCTTCAACGTCGGGCGCACCGGCGCGCTGACGCCCGCCGCGAAACTCAAGCCGGTGTTCGTCGGCGGCGTCACGGTCAGCAACGCGACGCTGCACAACATGGACGAAGTCGCGCGCAAGGGTTTCATGATCGGCGATACCGTGGTGGTGCGGCGCGCCGGGGATGTGATCCCGGAAGTGGTGCGTTATCTGCCGGAGCGGCGGCCCGCCGATGCGAAACCCATCGTCATGCCGGCGTCATGCCCGGTGTGCGGTTCGCCGGTCGTGCGCGAAGAAGACCAGGCCGTCTACAAATGCACCGGCGGCGTATTCAAGTGCCCGGCTCAACGCAGCCAGTGGCTCATGCATTTCGCGGGGCGCCGCGCCATGGACATCGAAGGTCTCGGCGAAAAACTCATCGAGCAGCTGGTGAACGACGGCTCGGTGAGCACACCCGCGGATCTCTACGAGCTCGACGCGAAGTCGCTGGCCGAACGCGAGCGCATGGGCGAAAAATCCGCGCAGAACGTGGTCGACGCGATCGAGAAAAGCCGCCAGACCACGCTGCCACGCCTGCTGTTCGCGCTCGGCATTCCGCAGGTCGGCGAATCGACGGCGCTGGCGCTGGCGCAGGAGTTCGGTTCGCTCGAGAAGATCGAGGCGGCCACGGCGGAACAGATAGAGCAGACGCCCGATGTCGGCCCGATCGTGTCGCGCGCAGTGTTCGACTTCTTCCAGAGCGAACTGGCGAAGACCGTGCTCGCGCGGCTGAAGACCCGCGTGATGTACGAACCGATCAAGGTCGAGGAGCGCGCCACTCTGCCGCTCGCGGGATTGACGTTCGTCATCACCGGCACGCTCGCGGGCATGCAACGCGACGCCGCCGAAGATGCACTGCGCGAAATCGGCGCCAGGGTTTCAGGCAGCGTGTCGAAGAAGACCAGCTTCCTGGTCGCCGGCGCGGATGCGGGTTCGAAACTCGCCAAGGCGCAATCGCTCGGCGTGCGCGTGCTCGACGAAGCCACGCTTGCGCAGATCCTGAAAACGAAAAAGCCGCCGGACCCCGCTTGA